Part of the Gemmatimonadota bacterium genome is shown below.
AAGATGCCGCGCTCCGTCTCGACTGCCAGGACGCGGTCGCCGACCGCGAGGTGGAGCCGGTCGGCCATGTCCTTCGGGAGGGTTGCACCGATCGAGCCCCCGACTTGGCGCAACGTGATTTCGCGAACCATGACGCACTCCAGTAGCACGGGTATGCTCTCACAGTAGCACGCCGGTACTACAACCGTCAAGCAGCGAGCCCCGCCGTCTCCTTCACCAACGCCGACCGGACCACCACGGGCGCCAGCCCTGCGGCGGGTGCCGATTCGTGGCCGAACGCTGTAGTTTCCTGCGCCGTACGTACCACGGGGCGTAGCGCAGTCCGGTAGCGCGTCCGCTTTGGGAGCGGAAGGTCCCGGGTTCGAATCCCGGCGCCCCGATTTGCTGAACAGCCCCGTCACGAGATCCTCGTGGCGGGGCTGTTTGTCGGACGGGCCCGCCTCGGGGCGCTAGCGAACCCGCGTCGGCGTCCCGAAGACGTCGGCCAACGGCCCCACCCAGGCCGGGAGCTTGTATGGCCCGGGGAGGAAGATTGCCGGGTCGATCTTCGCGTTGTTCTTGATCTCGTAACGCTCCTCGACCTGCGACGGACGCCCGCCCAGCGTGATCAGCACGAAGCCCTCCATCCACCCGCCACCGAGCTTGGTGTACTTGGTGAACTGCGCCTCCATCGGCCGCGTGGGATCGGCGCCGTTCGGCTCGATGAGCCGCATCACGATCATCCGCTCCTTCTCCAGCCAGAACTGCTTCGAGCGGAGGTCGCCCTGCTTGGCGCCGACCACGATGTAGCGCACGCCCTTGACCGATTCCTCGTGCGTGATGTCGAGGTTGAAGCCGAACGCGCGCAGCCGCTTGATCGTCTCGGCCGGCGGCGCCACATGCAGGTCGCCGGTGAGCACCAGGAAGGAGTTGGGCCACCAGCTCCGGGTCTTCATCTGCTTCGCGCCGTAGCTGTAGAGCGAGTCGTTGCGGTAGATGATGGCGCGGCCGGTGATGTCCGGCGCGACGTCGATGCGCACCAGGCCCGGGAGCTTCACGGCGTGGTACCAGGTCTCGTTCCGGCCGTCGGGGAGAACCGTCTTCTGGACGTAGGTGAACGACGTGGGCCACTTGCCGGCGTACTTGGCGTACGCCGCCTTGACCACTGCTTCGCCAGGGGACACCCCGGGGCCACCCAGAGCAAGGGCCAGCAACAGGATGGGGGATGCGAACATCGACACTCCTCACGGACTCGGACCGACAGCGCCCCGGCACGGAAGTGACCGGAGCGCGAAATATAGACCGACCGTCAGATACCCGGAGCGGGCGGGACCGGCCAGCGTTCCTGACCCGCGCCAACCCACGTCGGCGTGGTGGTGCGCGCGGGGTCGAAGAGCCCCGGCTCGTGCTGCACGCCGGTCTTCACGTCGGTGTATTCCTCGAGCTGGGTGAGCTTCCCCTTCTGCCAGATTTCGATCCTCCCTTCGACCCAGGCCGAGCCGTGCTTGTTGTAGCCGCTGAAGCGGGCGTCCATGCTGGGGTCGATCAACCGGACCAGCAGCAGGCGCTCCTTCTCGAGCCAGAACTGCGACGACGTCGTATCGCCCGCCAGCGCGCCCACCACGATCACCGCCTTCCCGTCCCACGTCGTCTCGTGCGTCTTCGCGAGGTCGAAGCCGAGGCTGCGCAGCTTGGCGACGGTAGAGTCGAGCGGTACCGCGTGCACGTCGTGCAGGAGGATGAGCATCGGGTGCTTCATCGCCCGCGCCCCCGACTGCTTTCCCGCCGCGAAACGATAGAGCGTGTCGTTGCGGAAGAGCATCCCCTGGCCAGCGGAAGCCGGCGCCATGTCGATGCGCAGCTTGCCGGGCACCTCCATCGCCTCGTACCAGGTCTGCACCTTGCCGGTGCCGAAGGTGGTCTTCTGCACGAAGGTCATCGAGGTGAACCACTTGCCGGCGTAGCGCGCGTGCACGGCGCGGAGCACGTCGACGCCGTCGGCTGGTGGCGCGGTGAGCAGGGTCAGGGCGGCGAGGGCAGCAGCGGGAGTGAGCATGGCCAACCTGGGTCAGGGTGAGCGGGGTGATTCGGCCCGCAATCTACGATGGCGTCGGCGTCCGGGTTTCCTCGGGGCGAATTCTGGGCTATGATCAACCGGATCCTCCTGGCCACCCGTATTACACTCCTCACCCCTCACCCCATCCCACCAAAGGACCTTTATGTCCATGTCCTCCGAATTCAAGGAATTTGCCCTCAAGGGGAACGTGATGGATCTCGCCGTTGGCGTGATCATCGGCGGCGCATTCGGCAAGATCGTCGACTCCGCCGTGAACGACCTGATCATGCCACTGGTCGGGAAGGCCGTGGGCGGGCTGGACTTCAGCAACTTTTATGTTGCGCTCAGCGACGTGCCGGCCGGGACGGCCAACACCCTGGCCGCGGTGAAGGAAGCCGGCGTCCCCGTCTTCGCCTACGGCAACTTCCTCACGATCTTCCTGAACTTCCTGATTCTGGCGTTCGTGATCTTCCAGATGATCAAGGTGATGAACCGGATGAAGCGGGAACAGCCGGCCCCGGCACCCGCGCCGGCGGTGACGCCCGAGGACATCGTCCTCCTCCGCGAAATCCGCGACGCCGTTCGCAAGTAGTGGTCGGGGCCGGGGAGGGGGCTACATTTCGGCTCCCTCCCGGCGCCCGTAGCTCAGCTGGATAGAGCAGCAGCCTTCTAAGCCGTCGTGCGTAGGCGCCAGCCACGCTAAATGTGTTGTCCCACAACGACTTAGCGCGAGACCTTGACGCCGAGAGCCTTCTGACAGGGCCGCTTAATGCGGCTTGTATCGTGAAATCGTGCGACCAGTTCATGCGACCAGCCCATCTGGTGGCTTGGCGGCATCCCCGGCCAATGCCATCTGGGAGTATCGGGCTGAGCTCGCCCCGACTCCCACTGATGGCGCACCATGCCCGCCGGCCGACCGCAACGCCCTTGTACCGCGACCGACACGAAATCACTCATCCGCATGAAGGGCAAAGGCCATGCGTATGCGGAAATCGGGAGTACCCTCGATCGCACCGTTGCCCCGCGGGCTCGACATCCCGGGGCCGGGGACGGCACCGCTTGCCGACGCCTCGCGACCAACCGTGTGCGCGCTGCCCTTGGCGCGAGCCCAGACAAACTCCCGTCCGACGGTATGCTGTGGCATCCCACTGAACCGGAGACTCGACATGACCAACCCTTTCAAGCGCGCCACCTGGACCGACCGGATGCCTGGAGGTGGGTCATGAGGCACAGCGAGACGCTCGATAAGCTGGCGTTGGCTCTGGTGCAGGCGCGCGGGAAAATGCGGCCCATTCACAAGGACGCCTCGAATCCCCACTTCCGGAACAGCTACGCGTCGCTCGCCGCCATCAGCGAGGCGGCAACGCCTGCGCTGCTCGAGCAAGGTGTGATGGTGATCCAGTCTGGCGGCGCTGCGGACGAGGCGGGAACCGAGGTGATCACTCGGCTGCAGCACGTCAGCGGCGAATGGATTGAGACCAGCGTGCGGATGCCGATGGACAAGGCCACGGCACAAGGGGCCGGCTCCGCGCTCACCTACGGCCGGCGATATGGCCTGTCAGCGGCACTCGGCATCGTGGCGGACGACGACGACGACGGCAACGCAGCCAGCGCGCGTGGCGCCTGGCGCGAGCAGTCAAGTGCCCCGCGCTCAGCCATTCCGGCGCCTCGCTCCGAGTCGGGTCCTGTGATCCCGTTCGGCAAGACGAAGGGGACGTCCCTCTCCGCGATGTCGGACGACGACCTCCAGAGCGCTTTGTCCTGGGCCCAGGCGAAGGGGTCGTTCACCGAGTTCCAGGCCCAAGCGGAGGCGGAGCTCACGCGTCGCCGCGGCGGGACTGGTGGCGTCGCGAGCGCCACTACGGCCGCGATCGATGAGGCGCTTGCTGCCTTGCCCGAGGCGAAGCAGACGCCCGCGCGCCGCCGGTGGATCCAGCGCCGAGACAAGGGGGTCTCAGACGCCGAGGCGCAGGGCATTCTGGCCTCGATCCAGAGCATGGCAACGGGCACTCCAACCCGGATGGCAGGGTAGGGGAGCCCACAGTTATTCAGCCCGTCTCGCCGGATGAGGGGTCGAGGCGGGCGGTGCATTTCGGCCCTCGGGTGCACTGAAGCCGCATCACCGAATGACGTGAATCGTCATGCCAGGAGGGTGGCGGTTCGGGCTGAGATTTTGGGTTGATATGCGCCCGATGTCGTCGCTGATATGTGGTCGCGTGGCAGGGTAACAAGCGTAATTCCCTGAGGGTTCTATCCCCGTCTTGGAGGCTAATTCCGAATGCTCACTCGTCGCCATTTTCCGGCCAATCGTTGACGTGCCTTGGTGACAGTTGCGCGGGGTTTGGCGCGGAATCGGCACTCAGAAACGGCGGCATTCAGGTTGATTTGGTCCCTAGGGGGCATTCGTACCCTATTTCCGACCCGCGCGGGCGCGGCGTCGGCGCCCAAGCCTTGATCCATCACATTCGTCGCTATTCGAACCTCCGCCGCAAAACCCCAACAGACTACCCTCACTTCTCGGAGATAGGCCTTCGGCGCAGTCTCGGCAAACCGACCAGAGCCATGAACGCGAAGATGCCCTGACTGGGCAAATGCCGACAAAGGTCGACTGGGAGATCCGGCCGTGTGACGCTGGCACTGAGCCCCAGGGCGAGCCATTCCGTTTGACCCTGCAGGTGCCAGCTTTCCTGATTGCGGTCTCCATTGGCCATCGTCCGCCGGCCAACCCGCCACCCCTTCGACCGGCCCCGGGTACTCGTAGATTGGGAGCGCCCCGGCCTGTTCGCACACCACCAGCGCCTCCTAGCAACCCTAATCGAAGAGCCCGATGCCCCCTCGCCGCCATCCGTCCGTTCCCCTCAAGCTGCCGTTTCGGGTGGGGGAGGCAGGGCTTCAATCCTTGGACGGGAGACCCCTCCTTGGGCTCCGGATCGGCGCCGTTGGCGAGCTGCTAATCTCCTCGGCGGATGTGGTGGACGATGAGCTGGTTTGTCGGCTCGGGGCCCCATGCGGTCGCCATCGTTGACTGCGAAGGCTACTTGATGCCTCGTGGTACGTGCGAAACGACGCACCTCGATGCTTAGTCGCCGCTCACCATTCAGCCAGAGGGCATGATGGCCTATCTACTTGAACGGAAGTTGGTCGTCGGTGTTGCATCTAGCGCACTCTTCGATCTTACCGAATCCCACAATGAATCGCCCCATGTCTTCCGGAGACTCGGTTAGTTGAGCACCAGCGCCGGGCGGTCGGGCCTGGCTCGGCCGCGCTCTCGGGTGTCGGTCGAGGGCAAGGTCCAGAACGGAAGGGGGTGATGGGGTGGCGCGGAACAGTGGCGGGGCGTCGCGTCGGCCCTCAGATTCCCGGTAAGCGTTCAACTGCCGGTGTCGACTGTGGAATAGTTGTGCGATCCAACGAGGAGGCCGTGGAAGATGGACGCGTCGCCAGTGGTGACTTGGAAAATTCCGATCGAAGGCGACCCCTCAGATCTCGAAAATCTAGCGGTCGCGCTGGAGTCCCGTGAGGTGGGTGTGACGCGCTTTGAAGGGGGCTTTGCCCTTTCGCTATCCACTTCGATTGCCGGCCTCGACTACGCGCCGGTTCGGAGCCTTGCTGAAGAGCACCTCGCGGCGGTCAACGGCGTCGGCAAAATTCTCGACCCGGCCTTCCGCGCACTACGACTGACCGGACGGCTCCTCGGGGTCGACGCGGCCGGGCGGACCGTTCACACTGTGATGGCTTTGCAGGGAATCGAGATACGTGTCAGATTGGGAACGGCCATCATGTCCATCAACGGCATCCCGCAGGCGGACCCGAGGACAGTCACCGCGTCGGCGGTCCTCGACGGCGCCCTGACCTCGTCGCTCGCGTGGGACGCGCTCGCGGTGATCGGCCGCGACGAACCGACATGGTCTGAGCTCTACTTTGCATACGAACTCGTCGAGTCCGGTACGAACGGGCGGGTCGCGGAAGTTTGCGGAGCTACCAAGGCGGAGCTCGAACTCTTCTGTCACACTGCCAACTCCTATCGAGCCATCGGACGCGAGAGCCGGCATGGAACCACAGACAGAAAGCCGCCTGCAACTCCAATGAGCCATCGAGTTGCCACTCGGCTTGTCCGGCGAGTGGTGGAGGCGTGGCTCAGGCATCTCGGCCGCAAGCCAGCTTGCTAACACGCGTGCGTTGGGGACTCAGCAAGCTGTGTCGCCCGACCCGTTTGCGACATTCGGAGGTACACCCAGGGTTCAGGGCAGGCGCGTGTGGAGCCTCGCTGTCAAAATAGGGGAATCAATGACCTTAGCAGTCATCATCGACACCAATATCTGGGTGGCCAATCCGCTACTGAATAGTCCGCTCGGATCGGCGTTTCTTTTTGAGGTGGAGCGCCTCGGCGGTCGCGTGGTGCTGCCCGAAGTTGTCGAGCGCGAGGTTCACAAGCACACATTACGTCTGGTTGCTGAGGCGAGGGAGTCGATCGCCCGAGCTTACGGAATCGTGAGTGTGATTATGGGCGGGCGTGACGACTACCAAGTACCTACGGACGAGGAAGTCCAAGCGCGCGTCAGGACACGACTTGGCGAGCTCAACCATCTGATCGAGCGGGTCCCGCTGACGCTGGACCACAGCAGCCGCGCGTTGACTCGCGTTCTGGAGGACCGGCTTCCCAATTCTCCGAAGAATCAACAGTTCAAGGACTCCCTCCTTTGGGAATGTGCGATCGACCAAGGGGTCACGACCGACTTGCACCTCGTGTCCTCCGACACCGCCTTTTTCGAGAATCGGAAGTATGACCAGGGAATGGCGAGCGAGTTGCGCGCGGAGTGCGCGGCAGCCGGCGCCACGATCCATCTGCATCAAAGCGTGGACGCCATGCTGCAAATGACGCGAGATGGTCAACCGCCCTTCGATGCCACGGCGGTGGTCGAGGCTATTCAGAGTGTGGTGCTCGAGGAGGCCAACAGCATCGCCGCGCGGAAGGGCGTCCGCCTGTCGCATGTGGTAGGCCGCGACGTTGAAGCATATGTCACACAGCAGTACGGGCAACTGGCCGTCAAGTACCACTTCGTCTGCACGGCGAACCTCAATTCCCCTGAAGGCCCGACGGGCGTGTCAAGTGACTTGGTGAACCTGTCCGGCTCAGCGACCTTCAAGGTCGCGGATCAATCCGCAACGGATGTGATGCTCAACGACTTCGAATTCCTCCGCAATGGGGTGGAACCTGCCCCAGATCGCTCAGAGCGGCGGGTCTTCGCCTCAGCGAGCATATTTCTCGGCCGAGGAACAGTTCCCCACCAGTATCGGGCCCCCGTTCCGGTCCAACTCCCCGTGACTGGACGGCCAGCAGCAGCTGGTGAACAACCAGATGATCCGGTCGGGGCCTGACGCCATCGCCCATCCCCCCTAGCCCGACGCTTGACGCGTTCGCCATGGCAGGGCCAGCGACGCACGTACTGAGCAACTATTTGCATTCAAGGGGTTTTCTTGATGGATGATGGGTCAGATCCGACTGCAGGCCTTCGAGAGGCGATTCGGGCCCTTGCGGTTGGGATCCGCCCGGTCACAATCGTGGAGCAGGGTAGCGGAAAGATCTCACCGTCAGGTACCACCTTCATTTTGGCAGCCGGTCCACGGCGAATCCTGGTGACCGCAGAGCATGTCGTCGTCGGGCCAGAGACGAAGTTGTTCGGTGTCTCCCCGCATGGCAGCACTGCCTGGCCGAATCGTCATTGGAGGCTGGTGGCCTCAGGTGATGGTGTGCCGCTTGCCGACATAGCCTGGGCTGCGGCAACGATCGGCGAGGACGCGGATGAGCCGACGGCAGCAGCCATTCCGCTCGAAGCGGTGCTGCCATTTTTCCGATTTGAGGAAGGTGCGTCCGTCGTCGCCGTGGGGTACCCCGCGTCGCGGGCGAAACTTCGTGATGCTCAGCAGACCCTGTCGTCCCAACTGATGTCGGTGGTATGCAGTTGTTCTCCCAGCTCCGTGTACAGGGCCCTGCGGCTCGATCCTCAAGTGCATTTCGCCATGTCTTACGACCAGGCTTCCTGTGTGGGGTTGGACGGCGCGGGAGTTGTCGGGGCGAAACCGAAGGGGATGAGCGGCGGCCCAGCATTCCTCGCTACTTATGAGCCTGTGGGCGACGGTGCATACACCGCTGTGCCGCGCTTAGTTGGGATTATGACCGAGTACCATGGACCGCCGGACAACGTCATAGTGGGCGTGAGGATTGAGCACTTTCTCGACGGGGTGGAATTCTGGGCCGACCGTGAGGGCGCTCTCTACTGCGCTGAGGCGGTCTGATCGGCGCGCCGCGGTGCGCGGGTCCTCCACATCCGGGGCGCCTGCCGTCAGCGGCGATCCTCCGCGTTAGGTGGAAGCCGCATATCAGGCTCAAACTGCGGCACCACCGTGGGATCGGTGCCGAGTCGCTCGCACCGCCAACGCCATTCCCGTGCGAAAAAGTCCGACCCTGGGGCATCTGCCCGTGGAAACGCCCCGCATCCAAAGGTCGGGCACCACCAATACGACACGCCGTCGTAGCCTCGGAGTCGCTGGATCCCCCAGATGTTGTCGGTGCGCCCGCAGGCCGGGCAGGTTGGGCGGGCTGTCGGGTCAGACATGATGCCTCCGTTGGGGTGGTCGTCTGTCCCACCATACCGCCACCGCTACACTCCTCAATCACTCATCGATCCGGGGCTGGCTTCAGGCGAGGTGCCCAGGGCCACGCCCACCCGACTGGCGGGAAATACGGTGTCCCCCATTCGTCGCACCGACCGAGCCAGATGTCGAAAAGCTGCTGGCAGTGGTGCGGTTCAGGCGCGGGGTGCGCATCGACCTGTCGGAGCCTCGCGACAAATCGCGTGTGTACCGCCCACGCGCTCCCGTCCGCATTCTCGTGACATTGCCCTTGCCATACAGCCGCGATAAACGCGTTGTGTACGCGCCTAGTGCGGTACCTGGACGCAGGCGTATCGAAGCCGTGCCGCACCACCTCGTGGGCCATCGCACGGAAAGCGGGCGACCAGTGCGCGGTCAGATCGAGGACGACCTCGCGCACCGTGCGGATGTCCCACGTCGGCTCAAGCCTCGAACCACGCCAGGGCGAGACAGGAAGTGCGGGGCGAGGAGGCTGCTCTCTAATGATCGTCACCTTGTCGTAAAAGTCAGACCAATCCTCGTCCTTGTTCGGCGGCGTCCACTTTTCGTCAATCCAGCGCGTCATGGCCAGAACCGCCGTGCGCGTGCCCGGCGCGCGCACTCCGGACAACGCCAGAGACGCATAGGGCGGCGCGACCACGCCGCCACGGCAAGAGCGAGTAACCCCACTGCTGGCGCGAGCGGCAGGAGCGCGGCGCTGCCAATGGCGGCTATCAGTCCAAAAGCGAGTGATCTTCCCATGCGGTCAGGATACCGCGCGACGCTTCGGTCGCCGGGCCCTACCATTGTGATCAGCGACCCAACCTTCACGGCGCTCCCAAGCGTCCAACTCTGCCTCCTCCTCCAGCTCAGCGCGCCTGAATTCCACGGCCTCCGCTCTGTCTGCCCGCCACTGGTCAAACGCCTGCGACATGTATTCGCAGTATTCTGGCACGTCCAGCCAGGGGTCGTTGTTACTGGCAACGATCGCGTGCAGCTCCTCGACCGCCTGTGACATCAGCGTCGAGTCCAACTTCGCGCGGAACGTGACCGTCATTGCCGGCCAGGCCTCCCTCGAAACGTCACGTCGTCGATATTCCGCCTCGAACCAGGCGAGGACGGCCTCGGCCTCAGCTCGTCGACGACGCGCGATCACGAAGATGAAGCCCGGCTGACCATATCGTCCCTCGGCATCCACGCCCCACACGGTGGCGAAATGCAGCTGTTTGGGGAGCGGCTTCGGCCTCTCGCCCGCCCGATGGCCCACGATGAATTCTGCTCGCTGCTGGAACAGGCTTCGTGGGCGGCGGCGGGAACGGTTCGGGGGAGTGGGCGGGGTGGTCATCGAATCTCCGAGTGGGTGCGGACTTCGGCATCAGCCGAACTCCGCACCATACAGCATCTCGGGGGGCCCGCAGCAAGCGCTGCTGTGGGCGCTTAGCGTTCATCCTCCGGGTCGGTTGGGTCGACCAGGACCTCTCCGTCGTCGCTCAGGCGAAGTCGTGGCCAAAGATCGGCGGTCTCGCGGAGGATCAGCTCGAGTGTCGATACCGTCTCGCGGGCCTCGGTGCGACCAAGGTCGTCCTCGGCGAGCTTGTCGAGCACGCCCTGAGCGTACCACCGTATCGTGGCCTGCAGCAGTGCTTCGCTTGCGACGAGGGGGAGAGGACCACGCACAACGCGGGCGGTGGCAAGTTGTACCGCGAGCGTAGCAGGTCCAGGCCACTCCACCGGGTTGCGCCCAAAGGCGGTCAGGGCCGCGCGAGCGTCGGCTTTCAAGGCCCATTCCAGCAGGCTCCGATCGCCAGGGCCCCGCGGCGCGGTGGGCAAGCGCACCTTCGCGATCGCCGCACGCTGTGCCGGCGTCAGATCAACATATTCGTCGCTAATCACGGTACCCCCGATTTCGTCCGTGGTCGTCCCGCGCTACCAAGTTCAGCCTCAGGCGGCCTCACCTGGTGGATCTGTCACAGCCCATGGCGTTCATGAGTTGGTTCCTCTCGGTCCGTGCACCCCCCGATGAGGAGCACGCGTGCGGTGCGCCCGACGGCGTGAAGCCGGGCCACGATCATCGCCGCGAGTGCCATCAGGTAATCACCGCCAGCAACGCCGGCAGCACAAAGCGCCTCGATAGCGTTCGATCCGCGATGCCTTCCTCACACAATGACGGCAGCCCCGCCTGGTCGTCCTCGGGGCTACCGTCCAGATCGTCGGGCTCAGGGTGCT
Proteins encoded:
- a CDS encoding AbrB/MazE/SpoVT family DNA-binding domain-containing protein, translated to MVREITLRQVGGSIGATLPKDMADRLHLAVGDRVLAVETERGILLSPYDPDVEAGLALAAHAAKKFRNALRELAK
- the mscL gene encoding large conductance mechanosensitive channel protein MscL — its product is MSMSSEFKEFALKGNVMDLAVGVIIGGAFGKIVDSAVNDLIMPLVGKAVGGLDFSNFYVALSDVPAGTANTLAAVKEAGVPVFAYGNFLTIFLNFLILAFVIFQMIKVMNRMKREQPAPAPAPAVTPEDIVLLREIRDAVRK
- a CDS encoding ERF family protein, which translates into the protein MRHSETLDKLALALVQARGKMRPIHKDASNPHFRNSYASLAAISEAATPALLEQGVMVIQSGGAADEAGTEVITRLQHVSGEWIETSVRMPMDKATAQGAGSALTYGRRYGLSAALGIVADDDDDGNAASARGAWREQSSAPRSAIPAPRSESGPVIPFGKTKGTSLSAMSDDDLQSALSWAQAKGSFTEFQAQAEAELTRRRGGTGGVASATTAAIDEALAALPEAKQTPARRRWIQRRDKGVSDAEAQGILASIQSMATGTPTRMAG
- a CDS encoding DUF4935 domain-containing protein, yielding MTLAVIIDTNIWVANPLLNSPLGSAFLFEVERLGGRVVLPEVVEREVHKHTLRLVAEARESIARAYGIVSVIMGGRDDYQVPTDEEVQARVRTRLGELNHLIERVPLTLDHSSRALTRVLEDRLPNSPKNQQFKDSLLWECAIDQGVTTDLHLVSSDTAFFENRKYDQGMASELRAECAAAGATIHLHQSVDAMLQMTRDGQPPFDATAVVEAIQSVVLEEANSIAARKGVRLSHVVGRDVEAYVTQQYGQLAVKYHFVCTANLNSPEGPTGVSSDLVNLSGSATFKVADQSATDVMLNDFEFLRNGVEPAPDRSERRVFASASIFLGRGTVPHQYRAPVPVQLPVTGRPAAAGEQPDDPVGA